A region of the Methanofollis sp. genome:
GCCATCAGGTCGGTGAGGGCGCCGCTTTCCCGCACGCCGGCCATGACGACGAAGAGGGCGGCGAAGAAGACGAGTGTCGCCCAGTCGACTTTCCTCACGAGTTCAGTCCTGCGGGGAGAGAGGACCAGGAGGGGGACGGCGGCGGCGACGGCGATGGCAATGAGAGGGATGTCGGTTCCGGGTGCGACCGCGAAGATGACAATCTTTGCGATGATCAGGGCGACGACGACGATAAGGGAGGTCCGGGCAAGTGTCGTGAGGTCGGGGTCTCCGATACACGCGGGCGGCGCGGGGGCGTCGAGACTTTTTCCCCACTCTTCCCTGAAGGCGACGAAGAGAACGGCGCAGACAAGAAGGAGAGCAAGGACGGTCGGCGGCGCAAGGGCGATGAGGAACGCCGTGAGCGGGTCGGCAAAACCCCCCTTCGTGGCGACCAGGAGGTTCTGCGGGTTCCCGATCGGGCTTGCGGCGCTCCCTGTCGTTACGGCAAAGGCAAGGGCAAGGAGAAGAGCCTGCGACCGGATCCCGTACCGCACCGCATACCCGAGGACGAGAGGTGTCCCGATGACGGCGAGAGTGTCGTTCATCAGGAGAGCGGAACCGATACCGGCAAAGAGAACGAGAAGGACGATGAGGCCCCCCGCCGTTTTTGCACGGCCGAGGAGGGCCGTGCTCAGGGTGGAAAGGTAGCCGCTCTCCTCCAGGGCGACGCCGATGAGGAACATGCAGAAGAGGAAGATCATGACAT
Encoded here:
- a CDS encoding SLC13 family permease → MERKIPFFTHITLVIVGAVFLLIAFRQTLGVRISIWQIMLGGAVAMLLSGSVSPVSALQAIDPDVMIFLFCMFLIGVALEESGYLSTLSTALLGRAKTAGGLIVLLVLFAGIGSALLMNDTLAVIGTPLVLGYAVRYGIRSQALLLALAFAVTTGSAASPIGNPQNLLVATKGGFADPLTAFLIALAPPTVLALLLVCAVLFVAFREEWGKSLDAPAPPACIGDPDLTTLARTSLIVVVALIIAKIVIFAVAPGTDIPLIAIAVAAAVPLLVLSPRRTELVRKVDWATLVFFAALFVVMAGVRESGALTDLMAGAGEAAPSIPMIIAAGIVLSQFISNVPFVALALPILTNAGTGDVGMLALAAGSTIAGNLTIAGAASNVIIVQGAERRGATLDFFGFMKIGLPLTLLQATVYTGWLLLI